A DNA window from Eretmochelys imbricata isolate rEreImb1 chromosome 3, rEreImb1.hap1, whole genome shotgun sequence contains the following coding sequences:
- the TBCE gene encoding tubulin-specific chaperone E isoform X3, whose amino-acid sequence MTSSVPSDVLGRRILCDTEYATVSHPTGGSFIRPNKANFGVDFLTAVKNRYGLNDEQDVECEKENALVIGKKTVELVGFDSIIEQQSQLNKLVDISVSECAVSHAGQKEEISRTCPNIRSINLSKNLLPSWEKVTDIACQVQNLESLDLSENKMKFPSASITCTLSKLRVLALNRTGVTWAEVLLCAPGWPALEELYLASNDITVLERPINVLQTLKLLDLSNNQLIDGSQLQLIAYLPRLEQLILSNTGISSIRFPDVGFGCKTKMFPLLQRLAVDDNKILQWSFINELDKLQCLQSLHCQNNPLMGTEKNPETVRQLIIAKIGQLKVLNKSEIFPDERKGAELDYRKMFGNDWITAGGNQNPDKDRPNEEFLAAHPRYQLLCLKYGAPEEGELKRQQPFVLKNQLLTLTIKCPDQPDQKPIEKKLPDSMTIQKVKGLLYRLLKISGSELKLSYESSKMEGKEIELENDLKPLQFYSIENGDSILVRW is encoded by the exons TCACCCGACAGGAGGATCCTTTATCCGCCCAAACAAGGCAAATTTTGGTGTGGATTTTCTTACTGCAGTAAAGAACCGCTATGGATTGAATGATGAGCAAGATGTTGAGTGTGAGAAAGAGAATGCTTTAGTCATTGGAAAGAAGACTGTGGAACTTGTTGGTTTTGACTCTATTATAGAACAACAAAG TCAACTGAACAAATTGGTAGACATCTCAGTGAGCGAATGTGCAGTGAGCCATGCTGGTCAGAAAGAGGAAATCAGCAGAACGTGTCCTA ATATCAGGAGTATAAATCTATCAAAAAATCTTTTGCCATCCTGGGAGAAAGTAACAGATATTGCTTGTCAAGTTCAGAATCTGGAAAGTCTTGATCTCAG tgaaaacaagatgaaatttccATCTGCTTCTATAACCTGTACACTTAGTAAATTGAGGGTTCTGGCACTTAATCGAACTGGAGTAACATGGGCAGAG GTTCTTCTGTGTGCTCCAGGGTGGCCAGCACTTGAAGAATTGTATCTTGCTTCCAATGATATTACAGTTTTAGAAAG ACCCATTAACGTTCTACAGACCTTGAAATTGTTAGACCTTTCAAACAACCAATTAATTGATGGAAGTCAACTGCAGCTAATAGCATATCTTCCCAG ATTAGAACAACTAATTCTTTCAAACACTGGAATTTCTTCTATACGCTTTCCTGATGTTGGATTTG GATGCAAGACTAAAATGTTTCCGTTATTACAACGTCTTGCAGTAGATGACAATAAAATATTGCAA TGGTCATTTATCAATGAGCTTGATAAACTGCAGTGTTTGCAGTCACTGCACTGTCAGAATAACCCTTTGATGGGCACAGAGAAGAACCCAGAGACAGTGAGACAGCTTATCATTGCCAAAATAGGCCAATTAAAGGTTCTGAACAAATCTGAG ATCTTTCCTGATGAAAGAAAGGGAGCAGAGCTTGACTATCGCAAAATGTTTGGCAATGACTGGATAACGGCTGGTGGAAATCAGAATCCAGACAAAGACAGACCAAATGAGGAATTTCTTGCTGCTCATCCTAGGTACCAGTTACTCTGCCTTA AATATGGTGCTCCTGAAGAAGGTGAATTGAAACGACAACAGCCTTTCGTTCTGAAAAATCAGCTGCTAA ctttgacAATTAAATGTCCAGACCAACCGGATCAGAAACCCATAGAGAAGAAACTACCAG ATTCTATGACTATTCAGAAGGTCAAAGGCTTGCTGTATCGTCTACTTAAAATTTCTGGTTCAGAACTGAAATTGTCCTATGAAAGTTCTAAA atGGAAGGCAAAGAAATTGAACTAGAAAATGACCTAAAGCCCTTGCAGTTTTACTCTATAGAAAATGGAGACTCTATCTTAGTACGgtggtaa